In Deltaproteobacteria bacterium, the genomic stretch CGGCCGTCGGGATTGACTGGGGTACTGCTACCTTTGTCACCATTGTTGCTGAGGATCGTGCCGAATATCTCATCGAAAATCCGCGTCACTTTAAAAAGCACGACTCCCAGCTAAAAAAAGCGCAGCGTCAGTTATCACGCAAAAAGAGGGGATCCAAGAATAGGGCCAAAGCCAAGCTGAAGCTGGTTTCGTGCCATGAGAGGCTAGCTAATCAGCGTGATGATTTTCTGCACCAGACCAGCGCCCGTGTCGTGCGTGAGTCCAGACTCATAGCTACAGAGATATTGAACATCAAGGCCATGACAGCCCACGGTGGTGCTTATAAGAAAGGGTTAAATCGCAGCATTCTTGATACCTCCCCTGGCAAGTTTTTCGCATTGTTGGAGTTCAAAGCGGCAGACGCTGGTATTCCCTACATCGAAATACCCACCAGGAAGGTTAAGCCATCGCAAAGCTGTTCCGGCTGCGGAGCAGTCGCGAAAAAGGCACTGTCCGAGCGCGTGCATGCATGCGCATGCTGTGGGCTTAGGCTTGATCGGGACGTGAATGCTGCACGCGTGATCTTGAATTATGCTTTGACAGGCTTTGTCACGGGGCGGGAACCGTCCTCAGGTGTGGAGGGTGGGGTTACCCGCTCGCTGAAGCACGAAACTCCACCCAATCCTCACACGCTCGTAAGAGCGTGTGAGGATTGGGTGGTAGAAGTTCATTAGTGCTTCGCTACAGCAGATGGCCGGAGGCCTCGGAGCGGTTGTCGCAGGTCACATCGTCGAGACCATGCCTGACGGGTCGATTAACTATTTTGACCGCGTCGGCTATGTCGTCATCGCTGCGTCACTATTCACACTGTACATGATGATGCGGATTCACAGACTAGTGCCGGAATCCGCGCGTGCCGCTCAGCGGTAGTCAGCAGCCGATGCCATAGGCGTGGACTGCATCAGGTGTGGAGCGCCAGGAGTGCAGGTTGGTTGCGGCAGAGCAAAGCTGTAAAAGCCGAGTGGCGCAAGCCCACCGTTGTCCCAGGCGATATCGCCACTGGCGAGGGTGAGTTTGACTGCCAATTCAAGGTGGCTCATATGCAGGTGGCCTCGCTCGTCTACAATCAACTCCGGGAGTGCACCCTCCCACGTGTGACCGTCCCCGCTGGCAAGCGCCAGTTCTTTTGGGGCGAGAGCCCAAGACTTGCCTGTCCATGCGTTACGCAGCGAGTACACGAGCGTGACCGCAGCTGGCACTGCGCTGTTCGTGCTGGAGATTCTATAGGTTGCAGCACCTTGGAACACGGCGGTGGAAAAATATCCCGGGCAAGACGGTACATGACTCGAACCGTGCACTTCTATGCTACCGCGTTCACTAGCGATCACTGGGGTGGTGGCTATGGTGGGCAAAAGCGCCAATAGGCTCAGGCCGACAAGTAAGTTTGCGATGTTGCGACTAAACATGATTGACTCCACACGACGACCCGGGGACAAAAGGGTGGGCCGCGGCCGTGATATAGAGCCAGTTTCCGCCAAAGTCACGCTTAATTTACTAAACTACAAATGTTTACACAGCAACGCGCTTAATCGCTGCCCCTAGGGCCTCTA encodes the following:
- a CDS encoding transposase, with the translated sequence AVGIDWGTATFVTIVAEDRAEYLIENPRHFKKHDSQLKKAQRQLSRKKRGSKNRAKAKLKLVSCHERLANQRDDFLHQTSARVVRESRLIATEILNIKAMTAHGGAYKKGLNRSILDTSPGKFFALLEFKAADAGIPYIEIPTRKVKPSQSCSGCGAVAKKALSERVHACACCGLRLDRDVNAARVILNYALTGFVTGREPSSGVEGGVTRSLKHETPPNPHTLVRACEDWVVEVH